A genomic stretch from Fundulus heteroclitus isolate FHET01 unplaced genomic scaffold, MU-UCD_Fhet_4.1 scaffold_146, whole genome shotgun sequence includes:
- the LOC118558685 gene encoding zinc finger protein 160-like, translating into MLSPDIKEVAPTEQNPDVHQQELELLHTKEGNERICASQKGEQLNLKEETEVTRFPLTVVQVKSEEVEEKPLFSHFHQQQTEVRDFATRTLADHFEVKIKEEYSGTAESKKNPHLSTYEGTSNYSETEDSEDYGEDDVNHYKCRIKHLSGSETEDSEDDLKTSRVPESGGNTVKFFSCSKCGEKRASRSSLQNHMACHLRCMTSVCSVNEKCFKEKGDVDSLKKALADSKKFKCKKNLNTNVTVHTEERPFGCYECGKRFSTKSHLKTHIRVHTGQKPFGCDACGKRFSMKSHLKTHTRIHTGEKPLGCDTCGKRFSSKSGLNKHTRIHTGDKPFGCNACGKDFLTVKFKSTYDHPHWRETFSL; encoded by the coding sequence GCCCCTACAGAACAGAATCCTGATGTTCACCAACAGGAGCTGGAGCTTCTCCACACAAAGGAGGGAAATGAAAGAATCTGCGCCAGCCAGAAAGGAGAGCAACTCAATTTGAAGGAGGAAACTGAAGTTACCAGGTTTCCATTGACTGTTGTTCAAGTGAAGAGTGAAGAGGTTGAAGAGAAACCTCTATTCTCTCACTTTCatcaacagcaaacagaagTCAGAGATTTTGCAACCAGAACTTTAGCTGATCATTTTGAAGTAAAAATTAAAGAGGAATACTCTGGAACAGCAGAGTCCAAGAAGAACCCACATCTAAGTACTTATGAAGGCACTTCCAACTATTCAGAGACTGAAGACAGTGAAGATTATGGAGAGGATGATGTAAACCATTATAAATGTCGGATTAAACATTTGTCAGGCTCTGAAACTGAAGACAGTGAAGATGATTTGAAGACGAGCAGGGTTCCTGAGTCAGGGGGAAACACTGTCAAATTTTTCAGCTGCTCTAAGTGTGGGGAAAAACGTGCCAGCAGATCCTCTCTACAGAATCACATGGCATGTCATTTAAGATGTATGACTTCAGTTTGTTCTGTTAATGAGAAATGTTTCAAAGAGAAGGGAGATGTGGATTCATTGAAAAAAGCCCTTGCAGATagtaaaaagtttaaatgtaagaaaaatctaaacacaAATGTGACAGTCCATACTGAAGAGAGACCTTTTGGTTGTTATGAATGTGGGAAAAGATTCTCCACCaagtcacatttaaaaacacacataagagtccacacaggacagaagccttttggTTGTGATGCATGTGGGAAAAGATTTTCCATGAAGTCGCACTTAAAAacacacacgagaatccatacaggagagaaacctttgGGTTGTGATACTTGTGGTAAAAGGTTTTCCTCAAAGTCAGGCTTaaacaaacacacgagaatccacacaggagacaAACCCTTTGGCTGTAATGCTTGTGGAAAAGATTTTCTGACAGTCAAATTTAAGAGCACATATGACCACCCACACTGGAGAGAAACCTTTTCGTTGTGA